A single window of Syntrophotalea acetylenica DNA harbors:
- the ylqF gene encoding ribosome biogenesis GTPase YlqF: MINWFPGHMHSARKQIAGDMPKIDLVVEVLDARLPVASSNPLLEELRGAKPCIKVLNKSDLADPEITKAWVRYFEQHAKGVKALAIDATQKNEASRLIRLSRGLVPHRGGPGKPLRIMIVGIPNVGKSTLINTLCGRRIARVGDRPAITRTSQQVDLRNGIFLFDTPGVLAPNLEDQRGALCLAATGAIGDNAMEHERIAIFVGDFLLERYPLQVSQRFRLKELPENGEALLVEVGRRRGCLAAGGVVDRQRASELLLHELQAGRLGRISMETLGDVAAE, encoded by the coding sequence ATGATTAATTGGTTCCCAGGACATATGCACAGTGCCCGGAAGCAGATAGCCGGGGACATGCCGAAAATCGATCTGGTGGTCGAGGTGCTCGATGCACGCTTGCCGGTCGCCAGCAGCAATCCGCTTCTGGAGGAATTGCGCGGCGCCAAACCCTGCATCAAGGTTTTGAACAAGAGCGACCTGGCCGACCCCGAAATCACCAAAGCCTGGGTGCGTTATTTTGAACAACACGCCAAGGGGGTCAAGGCCCTGGCTATCGACGCTACCCAGAAAAACGAGGCATCCCGGCTGATTCGCCTGAGCCGCGGCCTGGTGCCGCATCGCGGTGGCCCCGGCAAACCGCTGCGCATCATGATTGTCGGCATCCCCAACGTCGGCAAATCGACGCTGATCAATACCCTTTGCGGCCGCAGGATTGCCAGGGTCGGGGACCGGCCGGCCATCACCCGCACTTCGCAGCAGGTCGATCTGCGTAACGGTATCTTCCTGTTCGACACCCCCGGCGTGCTGGCCCCCAACCTGGAAGACCAGCGCGGGGCTCTGTGTCTGGCCGCCACCGGAGCCATCGGCGACAACGCCATGGAGCATGAGCGGATCGCAATTTTTGTTGGCGATTTTCTTCTGGAGCGATATCCGCTGCAGGTTTCGCAACGCTTTCGGCTGAAGGAGCTTCCCGAAAACGGCGAAGCGCTGCTTGTTGAAGTGGGCCGCCGGCGTGGCTGTCTGGCGGCCGGCGGTGTCGTTGATCGGCAACGGGCCTCTGAACTTCTGCTGCACGAATTGCAGGCTGGCCGACTGGGCCGCATCAGTATGGAAACGCTCGGGGATGTTGCCGCCGAATGA
- the modB gene encoding molybdate ABC transporter permease subunit — translation MIEFSPTDIQAIVLSARVAFTATLVSIPFGFAVAYLLVFSRFPGKPLIAGLVNLPLVLPPVVVGYLLLLSLGSHGWFGEILARFGVRVIFTWKAAVVASMVVGFPLLVRAICIGMEDIDGRLIQAARTLGARWYDVLFTVILPLSGRAMLAGATLMFARSLGEFGATIVLAGNIPGVTQTIPLAIFDYSSSPGGDPMALGLCLVSISLALAVLVFNEGLIKRFRRRMRP, via the coding sequence ATGATCGAATTTTCTCCCACGGACATTCAGGCCATTGTGCTTTCCGCCAGGGTGGCGTTTACCGCCACCCTGGTTTCCATCCCCTTCGGTTTCGCGGTCGCCTATCTGTTGGTTTTTTCACGGTTCCCCGGCAAGCCCCTTATTGCTGGCCTGGTCAATCTCCCCCTGGTGCTGCCGCCGGTGGTGGTCGGCTATCTTCTGCTCCTGTCCCTCGGAAGTCACGGCTGGTTTGGAGAAATACTCGCCAGATTTGGCGTGCGTGTCATTTTTACCTGGAAAGCGGCAGTGGTTGCCTCGATGGTGGTCGGTTTTCCCCTGCTGGTGCGTGCCATATGCATCGGCATGGAGGATATTGACGGCCGCCTGATCCAGGCGGCCCGCACGCTCGGCGCGCGATGGTACGATGTGTTGTTCACCGTCATCCTGCCGCTGTCGGGACGGGCCATGCTGGCCGGTGCGACTCTGATGTTTGCGCGCAGCCTCGGCGAATTTGGTGCGACCATTGTCCTGGCGGGCAACATTCCGGGCGTGACCCAGACCATTCCGTTGGCCATTTTCGATTATTCCAGCAGTCCCGGCGGTGACCCCATGGCCCTGGGCCTGTGTCTGGTATCCATCTCCCTGGCGCTGGCTGTGCTGGTGTTCAATGAAGGTTTGATCAAACGTTTTCGGCGGAGAATGCGGCCATGA
- the modC gene encoding molybdenum ABC transporter ATP-binding protein, which yields MTLEVALEKQLGAFCFASEFSLNCRRVGVFGPSGSGKSTLMHMLAGLLRPDRGFIRLDGETLFDGSSKINHCSEKRRIGVVFQHAHLFPHMGVRRNLLYGYKRLPARQRRIVPQSLIEVLNLGPLLDRGVESLSGGERQRVALGRTILSCPRLILMDEPLSGLDEGLKYQIIPYLKKVFAEFGIPFMFISHSLNEMRLMTEQVLELADGRLCSRTSPHQLALRRMGSAPTGYVNLLELQDPRPHNGLCIYRWGTQEFVLTADEQESSGMFELSSREITLFKRHPEATSARNMLRCRVKKIFEAGNRVGIELDCGDGHLISQVVGEAVRDLGLEEGGEVVAVIKASAFRRLY from the coding sequence ATGACTCTCGAAGTCGCGCTTGAAAAACAACTGGGTGCTTTTTGCTTCGCTTCAGAATTTTCCCTCAACTGCCGGCGGGTCGGGGTGTTCGGCCCTTCAGGCAGCGGCAAGTCAACCCTGATGCACATGCTGGCCGGGTTGCTCAGGCCGGATCGTGGCTTTATCCGGCTCGACGGCGAGACGCTTTTTGACGGCAGTTCGAAGATCAACCATTGTTCGGAAAAACGACGCATCGGCGTGGTTTTTCAGCATGCTCACCTGTTTCCGCACATGGGGGTTCGACGCAACCTGCTGTACGGTTACAAGCGCCTGCCGGCCCGGCAGCGCAGGATCGTGCCGCAATCCCTGATCGAAGTACTCAACCTTGGTCCATTGCTCGATCGCGGTGTCGAGTCCCTTTCTGGTGGTGAGCGTCAGCGCGTGGCTCTCGGCCGCACAATCCTGTCGTGCCCGCGGCTCATATTGATGGACGAACCCCTGAGCGGTCTGGACGAGGGGCTCAAGTATCAGATTATCCCCTATCTGAAAAAGGTATTTGCCGAGTTCGGCATCCCCTTTATGTTCATCAGCCACTCTCTCAACGAAATGCGGCTGATGACCGAGCAGGTGCTGGAACTCGCCGATGGTCGCCTCTGCTCCCGGACCTCCCCGCATCAACTGGCTCTGCGTCGCATGGGAAGCGCACCGACGGGCTATGTCAACCTGCTGGAGCTGCAGGATCCCCGTCCGCATAACGGTTTGTGCATCTACCGGTGGGGCACGCAGGAGTTCGTTTTGACGGCCGATGAACAGGAGTCCTCGGGTATGTTTGAACTTTCTTCCAGGGAGATAACTTTGTTCAAACGGCACCCTGAAGCAACCAGTGCGCGCAATATGCTGCGGTGCCGCGTCAAAAAGATCTTTGAGGCCGGAAACCGGGTCGGCATCGAACTCGATTGTGGCGACGGGCATCTGATATCCCAGGTAGTCGGTGAGGCCGTCAGGGATTTGGGTCTGGAGGAAGGCGGGGAAGTTGTTGCGGTGATCAAGGCTTCGGCTTTTCGCAGGCTCTATTGA
- a CDS encoding SHOCT domain-containing protein: MTRKVHVAPGGLTQVQAKAGIVIAVLFLFFGLIFGGVVWYDMPRSEVALKLLTGAFFLIWVVACVAIILFNAKWLAASRRSQPDTLLDLQIEASGDGPDQDNMLDFEQRLRKLEVLKRDGLISDAEYAHKRREILRQKW, encoded by the coding sequence ATGACGCGCAAAGTGCATGTGGCTCCTGGCGGATTGACCCAGGTGCAGGCGAAGGCGGGGATAGTAATTGCCGTTCTGTTTCTGTTTTTCGGGCTGATTTTTGGCGGGGTGGTGTGGTACGACATGCCCCGTTCCGAAGTCGCCCTCAAGCTGCTGACGGGCGCCTTCTTTCTGATATGGGTGGTGGCCTGCGTGGCTATCATCCTGTTTAATGCGAAATGGCTGGCGGCGAGCCGACGCTCCCAACCGGACACCTTGCTCGATCTGCAAATCGAGGCCTCGGGCGACGGCCCGGATCAAGACAATATGCTGGATTTCGAACAGCGTCTGCGCAAACTTGAAGTGCTCAAGCGTGACGGACTTATCTCGGATGCCGAGTATGCACACAAGCGTCGCGAGATCCTGCGGCAAAAATGGTGA
- a CDS encoding coiled coil domain-containing protein, translating into MSMKEAYQKKLQAQLDEWNAEIDKLKAKADKVEADAQIEYYKKIEDLRSMHETANRRLAKLREASDDAWDDLKSGIDSAYNSLGNALKSAVSRFK; encoded by the coding sequence ATGAGCATGAAAGAAGCATACCAAAAGAAGCTTCAGGCTCAATTAGACGAGTGGAATGCAGAGATTGACAAACTCAAAGCGAAAGCTGATAAAGTGGAGGCCGATGCACAAATTGAGTACTACAAAAAAATTGAAGATCTTCGCTCCATGCATGAGACGGCCAACAGAAGACTTGCGAAACTTAGGGAAGCCAGTGATGACGCATGGGATGATCTCAAATCAGGTATCGATAGTGCTTACAACTCGCTCGGCAACGCTTTAAAGTCGGCTGTTTCCAGGTTTAAGTAA
- a CDS encoding mechanosensitive ion channel family protein, whose product MEATGWFSDIAVQVEEGVVFLDGHTGSADYRTWAGDLARKTSDVVAVVNRIQIAEISPWDYSPAVNELQALWEMTLQRVPRLLLGLLVLFMAGVTAWMVAHGVRKTFGNRLNPLLRDVAARLLGVFVFLLGLYLVLQVVGLSGLAATVLGGTGVAGLVAGIAFRDILENYLASILISLRNPFRIGDMVEIVGHTGLVQRVTTRGTVLMDLDGNHVQIPNATVYKSIIHNYTANPNRRENFEVGIGFENSISLAQNLVRDILNEHPAVLRDPEFLVLVDRLGSATVNLKIYFWYDGSAYNGPKVKSSLIRMVKRVFQEHEISMPDEAREVLFPEGVSVRMSEALPVRRTEESPAKTTPPFVGTEADTTEAEGNLASEDKQLREQGRNSRVPEEGDNLLEENPA is encoded by the coding sequence ATGGAGGCGACCGGATGGTTTTCGGACATTGCTGTGCAGGTCGAAGAGGGAGTGGTTTTTCTCGACGGACATACCGGTTCTGCGGACTACCGAACCTGGGCCGGGGATTTGGCCAGAAAAACCAGCGACGTGGTAGCGGTGGTCAACCGTATTCAGATAGCTGAAATTTCTCCTTGGGATTATTCCCCCGCAGTAAATGAGCTGCAGGCCCTCTGGGAGATGACCCTGCAAAGAGTGCCGCGGCTCCTGCTTGGCCTGCTGGTTCTGTTTATGGCCGGAGTCACCGCCTGGATGGTGGCCCACGGGGTGAGGAAAACTTTTGGGAACAGGCTGAATCCTCTTTTGCGCGATGTGGCGGCGCGGTTGCTGGGGGTTTTTGTTTTTCTGCTCGGGTTGTACCTGGTCCTGCAAGTCGTCGGTCTCTCAGGTCTTGCCGCCACGGTCCTTGGCGGCACGGGGGTAGCCGGTCTGGTGGCGGGGATTGCCTTTCGCGATATTTTGGAAAACTATCTCGCGAGCATCCTGATCAGCCTTCGTAATCCTTTCCGGATCGGGGACATGGTGGAGATTGTCGGGCATACCGGCCTCGTGCAACGGGTAACGACCCGCGGCACGGTGCTGATGGATTTGGACGGCAACCACGTACAGATTCCCAACGCGACGGTATATAAGAGCATTATCCACAACTACACCGCCAATCCCAACCGTCGGGAGAACTTCGAGGTGGGGATCGGCTTCGAGAACAGCATTTCCCTTGCCCAGAATTTAGTCAGGGATATTCTCAATGAGCACCCTGCGGTACTCAGGGACCCTGAGTTCCTGGTTCTGGTCGACCGGCTTGGTTCAGCCACTGTGAACCTCAAAATTTACTTCTGGTATGACGGCTCGGCTTACAACGGACCCAAGGTCAAATCCTCGCTGATCCGAATGGTCAAGCGGGTCTTCCAGGAACATGAGATTTCGATGCCCGACGAGGCCAGAGAGGTGCTTTTCCCCGAAGGGGTATCGGTCCGCATGTCGGAGGCGTTGCCTGTCAGGCGAACGGAGGAATCGCCTGCCAAGACCACCCCGCCGTTCGTCGGTACGGAAGCGGACACCACTGAGGCTGAAGGGAATCTTGCCAGCGAAGACAAGCAGCTTCGTGAGCAGGGCCGCAACTCCAGAGTCCCTGAGGAGGGCGATAACCTTCTCGAAGAAAATCCAGCGTAA
- a CDS encoding 4Fe-4S binding protein has protein sequence MKKPYLPILWRRLSQLLCFAAFLFLFVRTDYQGQDELSGAVNLIFRIDPLIALATSLANRTFITLLLPALFVLLASLLLGRWFCGWVCPMGTLFDWSRPLLGRRDRSLPAALPKLRYVLLLLTLVSALFGLPLVGFLDPFSILVRGLTMAIYPAFGLAIEKLFTITYQHGPAWLNAASEPVYQFLRETVLPFQQKVFTNVLPAAAMLLTLLALEWMQRRFFCRNLCPLGALLGLAARFAPWRIANRQPTCSVCSQCSTLCRSGAINHQRQVNPERCILCLDCLIHCPQQNFSFGPSRRTAFSLAEGLSRRAFLGTALTGLATPFLFAVRPLKRQPQPNLIRPPGALAEDAFLNRCVRCGECMQVCIGNALHPALTEAGVEGMFTPRLVPRIGYCEYQCTLCGQVCPTGAIKHLSVNEKQAVTIGQAYIDRNRCLPFARAVPCMVCEEHCPTPQKAIRFRQATVLNDQGQAVTIRQPYVVDELCIGCGICENKCPLPGRSAILVTSAGESRRNDGFTDTPGYR, from the coding sequence ATGAAGAAGCCATACCTGCCAATCTTGTGGAGGCGCCTTAGCCAGCTTCTGTGTTTTGCCGCATTCCTGTTCCTGTTCGTGCGTACTGACTACCAGGGGCAGGACGAGTTGTCCGGCGCCGTCAACCTGATCTTTCGCATCGACCCGCTGATCGCGCTGGCGACTTCCCTGGCAAACCGCACCTTCATCACCCTGCTGCTGCCGGCGCTTTTCGTGCTGCTGGCCAGCCTGCTGCTGGGGCGCTGGTTCTGTGGCTGGGTCTGCCCCATGGGCACTCTTTTCGACTGGTCGCGCCCCCTGCTGGGGCGCCGCGACCGGTCCCTGCCCGCCGCCCTGCCGAAATTACGTTATGTCCTGCTGCTTTTAACCCTGGTCAGCGCCCTGTTCGGCCTGCCCCTGGTCGGCTTCCTGGATCCCTTTTCGATCCTCGTGCGCGGGCTGACCATGGCCATCTATCCGGCCTTCGGCCTGGCCATCGAAAAGTTGTTTACCATCACCTACCAACACGGGCCTGCCTGGCTCAACGCGGCCAGCGAACCCGTCTATCAGTTCCTTCGGGAAACAGTGCTGCCCTTTCAGCAGAAAGTATTCACCAACGTTTTGCCCGCTGCCGCCATGCTCCTGACGCTATTGGCCCTGGAATGGATGCAGCGCCGCTTTTTCTGCCGCAACCTCTGCCCTCTTGGAGCCCTGCTTGGACTGGCGGCACGTTTTGCTCCCTGGCGCATTGCCAACCGCCAGCCGACCTGCTCCGTCTGCAGTCAGTGCAGCACTCTTTGCCGAAGCGGCGCTATTAACCATCAAAGGCAGGTCAACCCCGAGCGCTGCATTCTCTGCCTCGACTGCCTCATCCATTGCCCACAGCAGAACTTCTCCTTCGGCCCCTCACGCAGGACTGCCTTTTCGCTGGCCGAAGGCCTCAGCCGGCGGGCCTTCCTCGGCACAGCCTTGACGGGGTTGGCGACGCCTTTTCTGTTCGCTGTGCGCCCCCTCAAAAGGCAGCCGCAACCGAATCTGATCCGGCCGCCGGGCGCCCTGGCGGAAGATGCGTTCCTGAACCGGTGCGTGCGCTGCGGCGAATGCATGCAGGTGTGCATCGGCAATGCTCTGCATCCGGCCTTGACCGAAGCCGGAGTCGAGGGGATGTTCACCCCGCGCCTGGTGCCCCGCATCGGTTATTGCGAGTATCAGTGCACCCTCTGCGGCCAGGTCTGCCCCACCGGCGCCATCAAGCATCTGTCGGTCAACGAAAAGCAGGCGGTCACCATCGGCCAGGCCTACATAGACCGCAACCGCTGCCTGCCCTTTGCCAGAGCCGTGCCCTGCATGGTCTGCGAAGAACACTGCCCAACCCCGCAAAAAGCCATCCGCTTTCGCCAGGCCACGGTCCTCAACGACCAGGGTCAGGCTGTCACCATCAGGCAGCCCTACGTGGTCGACGAACTGTGCATCGGCTGTGGCATCTGCGAAAACAAGTGCCCCCTTCCCGGCCGTAGCGCCATTCTCGTCACCTCGGCGGGTGAATCTCGCCGAAATGACGGTTTTACCGATACGCCAGGATACAGATAA
- a CDS encoding FKBP-type peptidyl-prolyl cis-trans isomerase codes for MKRTMGIFSIAALVLLMGSGCSGKEQAAVKMESLQDKVSYGIGLRIGRDFKAQQVELNPDLLMRGIKDGLGDAEPLLTEEQIRETMVAFQQEMIEREKTRLEEASTKNAAEGKKYLEANAKKEGVVTLPSGLQYKVITEGTGKQPTAENIVKVHYRGTLIDGTEFDSSYERNEPAEFPVGGVIPGWTEALQLMKEGAKWQLVLPAELAYGERGAGPRIGPNATLLFEVELLEVKPPQAQE; via the coding sequence ATGAAACGCACAATGGGAATCTTTTCGATCGCGGCCCTGGTGCTGCTTATGGGCAGCGGTTGTTCCGGCAAGGAGCAAGCAGCCGTCAAGATGGAGTCGCTGCAGGACAAGGTAAGCTATGGTATCGGGTTGCGCATCGGGCGAGACTTCAAGGCCCAGCAGGTGGAATTGAATCCCGATTTGCTCATGAGGGGGATAAAGGATGGCCTGGGCGATGCCGAACCGCTGCTGACCGAGGAGCAGATTCGGGAAACCATGGTAGCTTTTCAGCAGGAAATGATCGAGCGTGAGAAGACGCGCCTTGAAGAAGCCTCGACTAAAAACGCCGCAGAAGGCAAAAAATACCTGGAAGCCAATGCCAAAAAAGAGGGAGTGGTCACTCTGCCCAGCGGTCTTCAGTACAAGGTGATCACGGAGGGTACCGGCAAACAGCCGACCGCCGAGAATATCGTCAAGGTTCACTATCGCGGCACGCTGATCGACGGCACGGAATTCGACAGTTCCTACGAGCGCAATGAGCCGGCCGAATTTCCTGTTGGCGGGGTCATCCCCGGCTGGACCGAGGCCTTGCAGTTGATGAAGGAAGGCGCCAAATGGCAACTGGTGCTTCCCGCTGAGCTGGCCTACGGCGAGCGTGGCGCCGGCCCCCGCATCGGCCCCAATGCCACCTTGCTGTTCGAGGTGGAACTGCTGGAAGTCAAACCGCCCCAGGCGCAGGAATAA
- the modA gene encoding molybdate ABC transporter substrate-binding protein codes for MRSLLVVLLLSLAFCSSAFATEVRLSVAASMTDAIKEIVTVYAKKGEDATVLPNFASSGALAKQIVQGAPADIYISANPKWMNYLVENNRVPGKGVGTLAYNTLVFVGPQDLPVSSLKDIATLQRIAIGSPKSVPAGQYAEQALGRAGLLGQIQPKLILAKDVRQALMYADRGEVDGAFVYRTDALLAKRAAILLEVPQRLYDEVTYPIALTTDGAQNPSAIAFFNFLKSGEAAGLLKKHGFVVR; via the coding sequence ATGCGCTCCCTCCTGGTTGTTCTGCTCTTGTCCCTTGCCTTTTGCTCGTCTGCTTTTGCTACGGAAGTCCGGCTTTCCGTGGCGGCGAGTATGACCGATGCGATCAAGGAAATCGTCACTGTCTATGCGAAGAAAGGGGAGGATGCCACCGTCCTGCCTAACTTCGCGTCTTCCGGGGCTCTCGCCAAACAGATCGTTCAGGGGGCGCCTGCGGACATTTATATTTCAGCCAATCCCAAGTGGATGAATTACCTGGTAGAGAATAATCGGGTGCCGGGCAAAGGCGTAGGCACCCTTGCCTACAACACGCTGGTGTTTGTAGGGCCCCAGGACCTGCCGGTCAGCTCCCTCAAGGATATCGCCACGCTGCAACGCATCGCTATCGGCAGCCCCAAAAGCGTGCCTGCCGGCCAGTATGCAGAACAGGCCCTTGGCAGGGCAGGTCTGCTCGGACAAATTCAGCCCAAACTGATTCTTGCCAAGGATGTGCGGCAGGCACTCATGTATGCCGACCGGGGTGAGGTGGACGGGGCCTTTGTTTATCGAACCGACGCTTTGTTGGCCAAAAGGGCGGCCATTTTGCTGGAAGTTCCTCAACGTCTCTACGATGAAGTGACCTATCCCATCGCCCTGACGACGGATGGTGCCCAAAACCCCTCGGCAATCGCCTTTTTCAATTTTCTGAAAAGCGGCGAGGCTGCCGGTTTGTTGAAAAAACACGGATTTGTCGTTCGTTGA
- the hemG gene encoding protoporphyrinogen oxidase: MNVTIIGGGLSGLATAFAIQQGARRLGLEINLTILEKQRRAGGKIRSEKIGGYLCEWGPNGFLDSKPATLDLCRDAGLGGDLLPSSDAARRRFIFSDGRLQRVPDSAGGFFRSQLVSWPGKCRLVAELLVPRRADGADETLAEFVRRRLGREALDQLVGPMASGIFAGDPESMSLRSCFPRIYELEQQYGGLIRAMLRLARRKRAEIRAGKVVSGAAGPGGILTSFAGGIQQLTDGLSRHLEGCLRLGIDVEAIIPEKQGFVLQCRDGQVCRTRIVVAALPAMDLALQLEKSVPAMTALLQQIPYAPLQVACFGYRKNAVPRELDGFGYLAARRSGLNSLGTLWSSSIFPQRAPDGHVLLRTMFGGATRPDAAQISAEDVQRCVREDLARTLGITKAPDFVRIIRHEAAIPQYVAGHGARLRALEAAAGRYPGLFLAGNAFFGVGLNDCVARANRVAARVLEALQNTR, translated from the coding sequence ATGAATGTAACCATCATCGGCGGCGGTCTTTCCGGGCTGGCCACGGCTTTTGCCATTCAGCAGGGTGCCCGTCGTCTTGGTCTGGAAATCAATCTCACGATTCTGGAAAAGCAGCGCCGTGCCGGCGGCAAGATCCGCTCTGAGAAGATCGGCGGTTATCTGTGCGAATGGGGACCGAACGGTTTTCTCGACAGCAAGCCGGCGACCCTTGACTTGTGCCGGGACGCAGGTCTTGGCGGAGACTTGTTGCCTTCCAGCGACGCCGCCCGCAGGCGTTTCATTTTCTCCGATGGCCGCTTGCAGCGGGTACCGGATTCGGCCGGGGGGTTTTTCCGATCACAACTGGTTTCCTGGCCGGGTAAATGCCGTCTCGTCGCGGAACTTCTGGTGCCGCGCCGTGCCGACGGTGCGGATGAAACCCTGGCGGAGTTCGTGCGGCGGCGTCTGGGGCGGGAAGCCCTTGATCAACTGGTCGGACCCATGGCCTCCGGCATCTTCGCCGGCGACCCTGAGAGCATGAGTCTACGCAGCTGTTTCCCCCGCATTTACGAGCTGGAACAGCAGTATGGCGGCCTGATCCGGGCGATGCTGCGCCTGGCGCGGCGCAAGCGCGCCGAGATCCGGGCCGGCAAAGTGGTGTCCGGGGCGGCCGGGCCGGGCGGCATTCTCACCTCTTTTGCCGGCGGCATACAACAGTTGACCGATGGCCTTTCCCGGCACCTGGAAGGCTGCCTGCGGCTGGGTATCGATGTCGAGGCTATTATTCCCGAAAAACAGGGGTTTGTCTTGCAGTGCCGCGACGGCCAGGTGTGCAGGACGCGGATCGTCGTAGCGGCGCTGCCGGCCATGGACCTGGCTTTGCAGCTTGAAAAATCCGTTCCGGCCATGACCGCGTTGCTGCAACAGATTCCTTACGCACCGCTACAGGTGGCCTGCTTCGGGTACCGCAAAAATGCCGTTCCCCGGGAGCTTGACGGCTTCGGATATCTGGCTGCGCGCCGTTCGGGGCTGAACAGTCTCGGGACGTTGTGGTCTTCCAGCATTTTTCCGCAGCGAGCCCCCGACGGACACGTGTTGCTGCGGACCATGTTCGGCGGCGCCACCCGCCCGGATGCCGCGCAGATTAGTGCCGAGGATGTGCAACGCTGCGTCAGGGAGGATCTGGCACGAACCCTGGGGATCACAAAAGCACCGGATTTTGTTAGAATCATCCGTCACGAGGCGGCAATTCCCCAGTATGTAGCCGGCCACGGCGCGCGCCTGCGGGCTCTGGAGGCCGCGGCCGGTCGTTATCCCGGCCTGTTTCTTGCGGGAAATGCCTTCTTCGGTGTCGGCCTCAATGATTGTGTTGCGAGGGCCAACAGGGTGGCCGCAAGGGTTCTGGAGGCTTTGCAGAACACCCGCTAG
- a CDS encoding cold-shock protein: MAEGTVKWFNDAKGFGFIEQDNGPDVFVHFSAIQGDGFKSLAEGDRVAFDVTQGQKGPQSANVRRI, encoded by the coding sequence ATGGCTGAAGGTACTGTGAAATGGTTTAACGACGCAAAAGGTTTTGGTTTTATCGAGCAGGATAACGGACCTGACGTGTTTGTTCATTTTTCTGCGATTCAGGGTGATGGATTCAAGTCCCTTGCCGAAGGTGACCGCGTGGCTTTCGATGTCACCCAGGGTCAAAAAGGCCCCCAGTCTGCCAACGTGCGCAGAATCTAA
- a CDS encoding DUF362 domain-containing protein yields the protein MNRRRFLQEAALWSLTFSLVLQWPFTCNGNRAKAQVAPARLPRARVGIARGKNYADLVRRSVTLIGGMQAFVRPGARVVIKPNIGWDRSPEQGANTHPLVVRTLAEMALEAGARQVRIFDRPCNEARRCYTHSGILPAIEALNSGKVRCEYIDRRKFVETPIPRGRVLKSWSIYRDALEADCYINVPVAKHHGLAGLTLGLKNSMGVLGGNRGRLHHKLDQNLADLATVIRPSLTVIDATRLLLRNGPSGGDLRDVRIEDTVLASADPVAADACATLLFGRDPDDLGSSVAAANMGLGTLRLSQIQRLEGP from the coding sequence ATGAATCGACGGCGTTTCTTGCAGGAAGCAGCCCTCTGGTCTCTCACCTTTTCCCTGGTATTGCAATGGCCCTTCACCTGCAATGGCAACAGGGCAAAAGCACAGGTCGCGCCGGCCCGGTTACCGCGAGCACGGGTCGGGATCGCCAGGGGCAAGAACTACGCGGATCTGGTGCGTCGGTCGGTGACCCTTATCGGAGGCATGCAGGCTTTTGTGCGGCCGGGCGCCAGGGTGGTGATCAAGCCTAACATTGGCTGGGACCGCAGTCCGGAACAGGGAGCCAACACTCATCCGCTGGTGGTGCGCACCCTGGCGGAAATGGCCCTTGAAGCCGGCGCCAGGCAAGTGCGCATCTTTGACCGGCCCTGCAACGAGGCGCGCCGCTGTTATACTCACAGCGGCATCCTGCCGGCCATCGAAGCCCTTAACAGCGGCAAGGTGCGCTGCGAGTACATCGACCGGCGCAAGTTCGTCGAGACACCCATCCCCCGGGGACGGGTGCTGAAAAGCTGGTCGATCTATCGCGATGCGCTGGAAGCTGACTGTTATATCAATGTACCGGTGGCCAAGCACCACGGTCTGGCCGGCCTGACCCTTGGTCTCAAAAACAGCATGGGGGTACTGGGAGGCAATCGGGGTCGGCTGCATCACAAGCTGGACCAGAATCTTGCCGATCTGGCCACGGTTATCCGTCCCTCTCTGACGGTTATCGACGCCACCCGTCTGTTGCTGCGCAACGGTCCGTCGGGCGGCGACCTGCGGGACGTGCGCATCGAGGATACGGTGCTCGCCTCCGCTGATCCAGTAGCGGCCGATGCCTGCGCCACCCTCTTGTTCGGACGTGATCCTGACGATCTTGGAAGCTCGGTCGCTGCAGCCAACATGGGACTTGGAACGCTGCGGTTGAGCCAGATTCAGCGGCTAGAGGGACCATGA